In Streptomyces sp. NBC_00091, the following proteins share a genomic window:
- a CDS encoding ATP-binding protein: protein MISHSRRHCVVELQALPARIGQVRRIISAQLRHWQLDPLIDRAALGVTELLSNVHRHAQPDKVCTVEIELRLGRLTVSVHDSDPRLPVRREAGDLETCGRGLALVEAVSEAWGARHRPDGPGKVVWFSMRAAPAPAAPARTVRIGAKKTVREPARPALVAVDAQAVVTGVPASVTAGARPG, encoded by the coding sequence GTGATCAGTCATTCCCGCAGGCACTGCGTCGTGGAACTGCAGGCCTTGCCAGCGCGGATCGGTCAGGTCCGCAGGATCATCTCCGCGCAGCTGCGCCACTGGCAGCTCGACCCGCTCATAGACCGGGCTGCGCTCGGCGTGACGGAGCTGCTCAGCAACGTCCACCGCCATGCGCAGCCGGACAAGGTGTGCACGGTCGAGATCGAACTCCGCCTCGGGCGGCTGACCGTCTCCGTCCACGACAGCGATCCACGGCTGCCCGTGCGGCGGGAGGCCGGTGACCTGGAGACCTGCGGGCGCGGACTCGCGCTCGTCGAGGCGGTCAGCGAGGCCTGGGGGGCGCGGCACCGGCCGGACGGCCCCGGCAAGGTGGTGTGGTTCTCCATGCGGGCCGCCCCCGCCCCGGCGGCGCCGGCGCGTACGGTCCGTATCGGCGCGAAGAAGACCGTACGGGAGCCCGCGCGCCCGGCGCTCGTCGCCGTGGACGCACAGGCCGTCGTGACCGGCGTGCCGGCATCGGTCACGGCCGGTGCCAGGCCCGGCTGA